Proteins found in one Deltaproteobacteria bacterium IMCC39524 genomic segment:
- the pnp gene encoding polyribonucleotide nucleotidyltransferase, translating into MAYQKVEIEFNGQPLTMETGKMARQADGAVVITYGETKVLCTVVSARKMRAGQDFFPLTVNYQEKFYAGGKIPGSFFRRERGTTERETLICRLIDRPMRPLFPKGYMFETQLMPTVISADMVNDPDTIAMVAASAAVAISDIPFEGPIAAVRVGRVDGKLIANPTLEQMAQSDVEIVVSGSKDAVMMVEGESDFLSESEMLDAIFFGHESLQPLIDAQTELAKLVGLEKREFIVAETDAALEAKVVELAEANIKVAAKIQTKQERYAALGDNRTAVKEALAEEFEGREEEISAILGSVEKRVVRQMVAKDRVRIDGRDMSTIRPISCETGVLPRSHGSALFTRGETQALVAATLGTKVDEQRMDNVQGMEFKKFMLHYNFPPFCVGETSMRLFPGRREIGHGMLAERSAAQILPKHEDFPYTIRIVSDVLESNGSSSMASVCGASLALMDAGVPVKEAIAGIAMGLIKEGDDVAILSDILGDEDHLGDMDFKVTGSAAGITALQMDIKISGVTKEIMTQALDQAKEGRIHILGEMAKAIDAPRDDLSKYAPRITSIRVKTDQVRTVIGAGGKNVRGVIEATGCAIDIQDDGTIHIASSDGEAAKLAIKMIRDLIQEAEVGKLYEGTVRKIMEFGAFVEIFPGTDGLVHISELDKERVRAVTDVLSEGDKVLVKCIGIDKQGKIKLSRKEALGQKMPEGE; encoded by the coding sequence ATGGCTTATCAAAAAGTCGAAATTGAGTTCAACGGTCAACCGTTGACAATGGAAACGGGCAAGATGGCCCGTCAGGCTGACGGCGCTGTCGTCATTACTTATGGCGAGACCAAGGTGCTTTGTACCGTCGTCTCGGCAAGAAAAATGCGTGCAGGGCAGGATTTCTTCCCCCTGACCGTAAACTACCAGGAAAAGTTCTATGCCGGCGGGAAAATCCCCGGATCCTTCTTCCGTCGTGAGCGTGGCACCACCGAGCGCGAGACCTTGATCTGTCGTCTGATCGACCGTCCGATGCGTCCGCTATTCCCTAAAGGTTACATGTTTGAAACCCAACTCATGCCCACCGTCATTTCAGCGGACATGGTCAACGATCCTGACACGATCGCCATGGTTGCAGCTTCAGCAGCCGTTGCTATTTCGGACATTCCTTTCGAAGGGCCGATCGCAGCCGTTCGTGTTGGCCGGGTTGACGGCAAGCTGATTGCCAACCCGACACTCGAGCAGATGGCACAGAGCGATGTCGAAATCGTTGTCTCCGGTTCGAAAGACGCCGTGATGATGGTTGAAGGCGAGTCGGACTTCCTCTCTGAATCAGAAATGCTTGATGCAATCTTCTTCGGCCATGAGTCGTTGCAGCCCCTGATCGATGCGCAAACCGAGCTGGCCAAACTGGTTGGTCTCGAGAAGCGTGAGTTCATCGTTGCTGAAACCGACGCGGCCCTTGAAGCCAAGGTTGTTGAGTTGGCTGAAGCCAACATCAAGGTTGCTGCCAAGATTCAAACCAAGCAAGAGCGTTATGCTGCTCTTGGCGACAATCGTACCGCAGTCAAGGAAGCCCTTGCTGAAGAGTTTGAAGGTCGTGAAGAAGAGATCAGCGCCATCCTCGGCTCAGTTGAGAAGCGTGTTGTCCGTCAAATGGTTGCTAAAGATCGCGTCCGCATCGACGGTCGTGACATGAGCACCATTCGCCCCATCTCCTGCGAGACAGGCGTTCTGCCACGTTCCCACGGTAGCGCACTCTTCACCCGCGGTGAGACTCAGGCCCTGGTTGCTGCGACTCTCGGCACCAAGGTTGACGAGCAACGTATGGACAATGTCCAGGGCATGGAGTTCAAGAAGTTTATGCTGCACTACAACTTCCCTCCATTCTGTGTTGGCGAAACCAGCATGCGTCTCTTCCCCGGCCGTCGTGAGATTGGCCACGGTATGCTTGCAGAGCGCAGCGCTGCTCAGATCCTGCCCAAGCATGAAGACTTCCCTTACACGATTCGTATCGTCTCTGACGTTCTCGAGTCGAACGGTTCTTCTTCCATGGCTTCTGTCTGTGGTGCCTCCCTGGCGTTGATGGACGCCGGCGTGCCGGTTAAGGAAGCTATCGCCGGTATCGCTATGGGCCTGATCAAGGAAGGCGACGACGTTGCGATCCTTTCCGACATCCTCGGTGACGAAGATCACCTCGGCGACATGGACTTCAAGGTTACCGGTTCCGCTGCAGGCATTACAGCTTTGCAGATGGACATCAAGATCTCCGGCGTCACCAAGGAGATCATGACCCAGGCGCTGGATCAAGCTAAAGAAGGTCGTATTCACATCCTTGGCGAAATGGCTAAAGCGATCGACGCTCCTCGCGACGATCTCTCCAAGTACGCGCCGCGTATTACCAGCATCCGCGTCAAGACCGACCAGGTCCGTACCGTTATCGGTGCTGGCGGCAAGAATGTCCGCGGTGTTATCGAAGCCACAGGCTGCGCGATCGATATCCAGGACGACGGCACCATCCATATCGCTTCTTCGGACGGCGAGGCCGCCAAGTTGGCGATCAAGATGATCCGTGACCTGATCCAGGAAGCTGAAGTCGGTAAGCTCTACGAGGGCACCGTCCGCAAGATCATGGAATTCGGCGCCTTTGTGGAAATCTTCCCGGGAACCGATGGTCTCGTTCACATCTCTGAGCTTGATAAAGAGCGTGTCCGTGCGGTCACCGATGTCCTGAGCGAAGGGGACAAGGTCCTGGTTAAGTGCATTGGTATTGACAAGCAGGGCAAGATCAAGCTGTCCCGCAAAGAAGCTCTCGGTCAGAAAATGCCTGAAGGCGAGTAA
- the rpsO gene encoding 30S ribosomal protein S15 — protein sequence MLATERKQEIIEKFKTHEGDTGSPEVQIALLSERITYLTDHFRTHKKDHHSRRGLLKIVGQRRRLLDYLKSKSVERYSTVIKELGIRR from the coding sequence GTGCTGGCCACAGAACGTAAACAAGAAATCATTGAGAAATTCAAGACCCATGAGGGTGACACCGGTTCTCCAGAAGTTCAGATTGCACTGCTTTCGGAGCGTATCACCTATTTAACGGATCATTTCCGTACCCACAAAAAGGATCACCACTCTCGTCGTGGTCTGCTCAAAATCGTCGGCCAGCGTCGTCGTTTGCTCGATTATCTGAAAAGCAAGAGCGTTGAGCGTTACAGCACGGTAATTAAAGAGTTGGGTATTCGTCGCTAA
- a CDS encoding DUF503 domain-containing protein, producing the protein MVIGVLQLDLRLHGPQSLKQKRGVIQKVLARCRNRFPASCAEVGHQELWQRALLGFAVVSSSEHVVAPILTRIECEVLASGELDLVNAETEFIHY; encoded by the coding sequence ATGGTGATCGGTGTTCTGCAGTTGGACCTGCGCCTGCATGGACCGCAGAGTCTTAAACAGAAGCGTGGTGTGATCCAGAAAGTCCTGGCTCGTTGTCGTAATCGATTTCCGGCAAGTTGCGCAGAAGTAGGGCACCAGGAGCTGTGGCAAAGGGCTTTGTTAGGTTTTGCGGTTGTCAGTTCTTCAGAGCATGTTGTCGCGCCGATCTTAACGCGTATAGAATGTGAAGTGCTTGCATCGGGTGAACTGGACTTGGTCAACGCTGAAACAGAATTCATCCACTATTGA
- the truB gene encoding tRNA pseudouridine(55) synthase TruB, protein MNGILIIDKPQDVTSFDMVRQARRWCKTRRVGHAGTLDPLATGVLPIAVGWATRLVEYMMAGEKTYQATMKLGATTDTQDSEGQSLETKEWQHVDREAFDAALSGFVGPIQQLPPMFSALKKDGQPLYKLARQGIEVERQPRSITIESLVVDEFAPPYVTFTVRCSKGTYVRTLCHDIGQKLNCGAHMTALRRLACGQFDVKVSYTPDEIQELVEQGKPLPLLSPADALADWPTLSVTGPLLDRLQDGVAPSMADFNVSGLNAGDRVRFLSDGRLVAIANFAPGGHGKRPGDFELSKVFPLPVASG, encoded by the coding sequence ATGAATGGTATCCTCATCATTGATAAACCACAGGACGTGACCTCTTTCGATATGGTTCGCCAGGCTCGACGTTGGTGCAAGACTCGCCGGGTCGGTCACGCCGGGACATTGGATCCCCTGGCTACCGGTGTCCTGCCGATCGCTGTTGGTTGGGCCACGCGCCTTGTCGAATATATGATGGCTGGCGAGAAGACCTATCAGGCGACCATGAAACTTGGTGCTACGACTGACACTCAGGATTCGGAAGGCCAGTCCCTCGAAACGAAAGAGTGGCAACATGTGGATCGCGAGGCTTTCGATGCTGCCCTTAGCGGTTTTGTCGGCCCGATCCAACAGTTGCCGCCGATGTTTTCAGCGCTCAAGAAGGATGGCCAACCTCTTTACAAGTTGGCCCGTCAGGGGATCGAAGTAGAACGCCAGCCGCGCTCGATAACCATTGAAAGCCTTGTGGTAGACGAATTTGCCCCTCCTTATGTCACCTTTACTGTCCGTTGCAGTAAAGGCACTTACGTCAGAACACTCTGTCACGATATCGGCCAGAAATTAAATTGCGGTGCTCATATGACAGCCTTGCGTCGCCTTGCTTGCGGCCAGTTTGATGTGAAGGTCAGCTACACTCCTGACGAAATCCAGGAACTGGTAGAGCAGGGGAAGCCACTGCCGCTATTATCGCCTGCCGATGCCCTGGCTGACTGGCCCACACTTTCCGTCACCGGGCCATTGCTCGACAGGTTGCAGGATGGTGTGGCTCCGAGTATGGCGGATTTCAATGTGTCCGGACTTAACGCCGGAGACAGGGTTCGTTTTCTGTCTGATGGCAGATTGGTTGCTATCGCTAATTTTGCTCCTGGTGGTCATGGTAAAAGACCAGGAGATTTTGAGCTTTCCAAGGTTTTCCCCTTGCCTGTTGCTAGCGGATAA
- the infB gene encoding translation initiation factor IF-2 — MAKIRVYELATKLGLDNKEIVDKLNQAGIEVKNHMSALEEEVALKFESSQSHQADAATVDETVEVKVKEERLGSGLIRRRRKTVVKEEPVAEEPVVAAEVPTPAVASEPEAEEPAPSTEEVVAQEADAPVEKAKDADESAAVVEAAAEVSDEAPVATEVVAAEAEEKPEKAAVAKKKTKKDSNSTAKILGRVELPKPAERPRRQPAAADKGKRPAPGSRPDRPARPARPAAPRAAGAPGAPMVPDVPSEKEGRSKKKKKGGREAAGARPEAGGPRRKSKREVYEPDRNERYRKGRKANRPAKKTEITQSKAIKRKIRITDVITIGELAKRMGVKANDLIKELMRQGQMVTINHPLDFESAAILASEFGYEVENVAFDEDTILAHSSLDETVDDDENQEPRPPVITIMGHVDHGKTSLLDAIREAKVTEGEAGGITQHIGAYDVDLDGRKMTFLDTPGHEAFTSMRARGAEITDIVVLVVAADDGAMPQTKEAINHSKAAGVPIIVAVNKIDKPGANPDKVMQELSELELLPEDWGGETIYVNVSAKEHTNIDKLLEMILLQAEVLELKANPNKRAQGAVVEARLDKGRGPVTTVLVQKGTLKVGDPIVAGLHYGRVRSMTNDRGMAVEAAGPSFPVEVTGLTGVPEAGESFHAVEDEKTAKDVAQHRHHKIREAELARSSKVSLEELYARIQEGDVKELKVIVKADVQGSAEAVSGTLTKLSTDACRLIVIHSGVGGITETDISLASASDAIVLGFNVRPAPKASALAELEGVDIRLYNVIYDAVNDIKDAMEGLLAPTLKEVDLGRAEVREAFNVTKVGTVAGCYVVSGKILRNAHARLLRDDVVIWTGKLSSLRRFKDDVKEVNNNYECGIGLENYNDVKPGDIIEAYEIKEFKTAL; from the coding sequence ATGGCTAAAATTCGTGTTTATGAATTGGCGACTAAATTGGGTCTGGACAACAAAGAGATTGTTGACAAACTTAATCAGGCCGGCATTGAGGTCAAGAACCATATGAGTGCACTGGAAGAAGAGGTGGCACTCAAGTTCGAGTCGTCTCAATCGCACCAGGCTGACGCAGCAACGGTAGACGAGACTGTCGAAGTCAAGGTTAAGGAAGAGCGTCTCGGCTCAGGTCTGATCCGTCGCCGTCGAAAGACTGTCGTCAAAGAAGAGCCGGTCGCTGAAGAGCCTGTGGTTGCAGCTGAAGTGCCTACTCCTGCTGTCGCATCTGAGCCAGAGGCTGAAGAGCCAGCTCCCTCTACAGAGGAAGTGGTCGCGCAGGAGGCTGATGCTCCTGTCGAAAAGGCCAAGGATGCCGATGAGTCTGCAGCGGTTGTTGAGGCTGCGGCTGAGGTCTCTGACGAGGCCCCCGTTGCAACAGAAGTTGTTGCAGCTGAAGCTGAAGAGAAGCCTGAGAAGGCAGCGGTCGCAAAGAAGAAGACCAAGAAAGATTCGAATTCCACTGCCAAGATCCTTGGCCGTGTTGAGCTACCGAAGCCTGCAGAAAGACCTCGCCGTCAGCCTGCTGCTGCCGATAAAGGCAAGAGACCTGCTCCGGGTTCTCGCCCGGATCGTCCGGCACGCCCGGCTCGGCCAGCGGCGCCAAGAGCCGCTGGTGCTCCTGGAGCTCCGATGGTCCCTGACGTCCCTTCAGAAAAAGAGGGCCGTTCGAAAAAGAAAAAGAAGGGCGGCCGTGAGGCTGCTGGTGCTCGTCCTGAGGCGGGCGGTCCACGTCGCAAGAGCAAAAGAGAGGTTTACGAGCCCGATCGCAACGAACGCTACCGTAAGGGCCGTAAAGCTAACCGACCTGCCAAAAAGACCGAAATCACGCAGTCGAAAGCGATCAAGCGTAAAATCAGGATTACCGACGTTATTACCATCGGTGAGCTGGCCAAGCGCATGGGTGTCAAAGCCAACGACCTGATCAAAGAGTTGATGCGTCAGGGTCAGATGGTGACCATCAACCATCCTCTCGATTTCGAGTCTGCTGCTATTCTGGCTTCGGAATTCGGCTACGAAGTCGAAAACGTCGCTTTCGATGAGGATACCATCCTCGCGCATTCGAGCCTCGATGAGACAGTCGATGACGATGAGAACCAGGAGCCTCGTCCTCCGGTCATTACCATCATGGGTCACGTCGACCACGGTAAAACGAGCCTGCTTGATGCTATTCGCGAAGCCAAGGTGACCGAAGGTGAGGCCGGCGGCATCACCCAGCATATCGGTGCCTACGATGTTGATCTTGATGGTCGCAAAATGACATTTCTTGATACTCCTGGTCACGAAGCGTTTACTTCGATGCGCGCCCGTGGCGCAGAAATCACTGATATCGTGGTTCTCGTTGTTGCTGCTGATGATGGTGCCATGCCGCAGACCAAGGAGGCGATCAACCACTCCAAGGCTGCCGGAGTACCCATCATTGTTGCTGTCAATAAAATTGACAAGCCGGGAGCCAACCCTGACAAGGTCATGCAGGAACTTTCCGAGCTCGAGCTTCTTCCCGAAGATTGGGGCGGTGAGACGATCTATGTCAATGTCTCTGCCAAGGAGCACACCAATATCGATAAACTTCTGGAGATGATCTTGCTCCAGGCTGAAGTTCTTGAATTGAAAGCCAATCCGAACAAACGTGCCCAAGGCGCTGTTGTTGAGGCCCGCCTTGATAAAGGCCGCGGACCTGTCACTACGGTTCTGGTTCAAAAGGGGACCTTAAAGGTTGGCGACCCAATCGTTGCCGGTCTGCATTATGGTCGTGTCAGGTCAATGACCAACGACCGTGGCATGGCTGTTGAAGCTGCTGGCCCGTCGTTCCCGGTCGAGGTGACTGGTCTGACCGGAGTGCCGGAAGCTGGTGAATCCTTCCATGCGGTTGAAGACGAAAAAACGGCCAAAGATGTTGCCCAGCATCGTCATCATAAAATTCGTGAGGCCGAACTTGCCAGAAGCAGCAAGGTCTCTCTGGAAGAACTCTATGCCCGGATCCAGGAAGGCGACGTCAAAGAGCTCAAGGTTATTGTTAAGGCCGACGTTCAGGGCTCTGCCGAGGCTGTCTCAGGCACCTTGACGAAGCTTTCTACCGATGCCTGCCGCCTGATCGTTATTCACTCCGGTGTTGGTGGTATTACGGAAACAGACATCAGCCTGGCTTCAGCTTCAGATGCGATCGTTCTTGGCTTTAATGTTCGTCCGGCGCCTAAGGCAAGTGCCCTGGCCGAGCTTGAAGGTGTTGATATCCGTCTCTACAACGTTATCTACGACGCAGTTAATGACATCAAGGACGCCATGGAAGGTCTGCTCGCGCCGACCCTCAAGGAAGTTGATCTCGGTCGTGCAGAAGTCCGCGAGGCTTTCAATGTCACCAAGGTTGGTACCGTTGCCGGTTGCTATGTTGTCTCCGGCAAGATCTTGCGAAACGCCCACGCCCGCCTGTTGCGCGACGATGTCGTGATCTGGACCGGCAAGCTTTCTTCGCTGCGGCGCTTCAAGGATGATGTCAAGGAAGTCAATAACAACTACGAATGTGGTATCGGCCTCGAGAATTACAATGACGTCAAGCCCGGCGATATCATCGAAGCTTACGAGATCAAGGAGTTCAAAACAGCCCTCTAA
- a CDS encoding bifunctional oligoribonuclease/PAP phosphatase NrnA, which yields MIEPLLQLIERSQTFFVAAHEGPDGDAIGSTLALTNALREMGKDVVAYNRDRAPLEFEFLPGYETVVNQIDDSQIFDVGFVLDSGDLERAGGWIRERCQKLVNIDHHPYSENFGDIYYVDTQACATGVLIYRLLQAAGHPISKDVATCIYTSILSDSGSFRYSNANPEAFQVAGEMVGLGVDPWSIASGLYESQEFVRLRLLALALPTLRVSECGLYASIAVSLEMYEQADANSEATDRFINYPRSIRGVEVAIFFRQTNAHSFKVGFRSKGNVDVGALARAMNGGGHHNAAGATVDGTLDSVQGWVFDRVSELLAELP from the coding sequence ATGATTGAACCGCTTCTGCAACTCATTGAACGTAGCCAGACTTTTTTTGTCGCCGCCCATGAGGGCCCGGATGGAGATGCGATCGGTTCAACTCTGGCTCTTACCAATGCTTTGCGTGAAATGGGCAAGGATGTCGTTGCCTATAATCGTGATCGTGCGCCCCTTGAGTTTGAATTTCTGCCAGGTTATGAAACCGTTGTAAACCAGATTGACGATTCTCAGATATTCGACGTCGGCTTTGTCCTCGATTCCGGTGACCTGGAACGAGCCGGAGGCTGGATTCGCGAACGTTGTCAAAAGCTGGTTAATATCGATCATCATCCCTATTCGGAAAATTTTGGCGACATCTACTACGTCGATACGCAAGCCTGCGCGACCGGTGTTTTAATCTATCGTCTTCTGCAAGCCGCAGGTCATCCGATCTCTAAGGATGTCGCGACCTGTATTTATACGTCAATCCTCTCCGATTCAGGCTCCTTTCGCTACTCCAATGCAAATCCTGAAGCTTTTCAGGTTGCCGGAGAGATGGTCGGTCTCGGCGTAGATCCATGGTCGATTGCCTCAGGTCTATACGAAAGCCAGGAGTTTGTTCGCCTGCGCCTGCTGGCTCTCGCTTTGCCGACACTGCGTGTTTCTGAGTGCGGCCTCTACGCGTCGATAGCCGTCTCTCTTGAGATGTATGAGCAGGCCGACGCTAATTCAGAAGCAACCGATCGCTTTATTAATTACCCTCGCTCAATCAGAGGGGTTGAAGTCGCCATCTTCTTCCGTCAAACCAACGCTCACAGCTTCAAGGTCGGTTTCCGCTCCAAGGGGAATGTCGATGTTGGCGCCCTGGCCAGAGCCATGAACGGAGGAGGGCATCACAATGCCGCTGGTGCAACCGTCGACGGTACTCTCGATAGCGTCCAGGGCTGGGTTTTTGATCGTGTCTCCGAGTTGCTCGCCGAACTGCCATGA
- a CDS encoding L-threonylcarbamoyladenylate synthase produces MLLHVNPDNPQGRLIDRIVETLKQGGLIAYPTDTTYGIGCNIFNSRGIKNIYKIKQRESRKPFSFICADLSDAANYAHVSNFAFKIMKRHLPGPYTFVLEATRIVPDSLTTRQKTVGIRIPDDEIAMAIVRELGHPLVTTSANLTGETPLHDPQEIDTIMGKQLDIVIDGGIRYGDPSTVISLIGDRIEVLREGCGDISWIDQL; encoded by the coding sequence ATGCTACTTCATGTCAATCCCGACAATCCCCAGGGACGCCTTATCGATCGTATTGTTGAAACCCTGAAGCAGGGTGGGCTGATTGCTTACCCAACAGATACGACCTACGGTATCGGCTGCAATATCTTCAATAGCCGCGGTATCAAGAACATTTACAAGATCAAGCAGCGAGAATCTCGCAAACCATTCTCATTTATCTGCGCTGACCTCTCAGACGCAGCCAATTATGCTCACGTCAGTAATTTTGCTTTCAAGATTATGAAGCGTCACCTGCCGGGTCCCTATACTTTCGTACTGGAGGCAACCCGCATCGTCCCCGATAGTCTGACGACCCGTCAGAAGACCGTCGGTATCCGTATTCCTGACGATGAGATCGCGATGGCGATCGTGCGCGAGCTCGGTCACCCCCTGGTTACGACCAGCGCGAACCTTACCGGAGAAACACCCTTGCACGACCCGCAAGAGATCGATACGATCATGGGTAAACAGCTGGATATCGTTATTGACGGTGGCATACGATATGGCGACCCTTCAACTGTTATCAGCTTGATTGGCGACCGTATCGAAGTCTTACGCGAAGGCTGCGGTGATATCTCCTGGATAGACCAACTATGA
- a CDS encoding DUF493 domain-containing protein — protein MIPSDSSQELIKFPCHFEFKAFGPGGEGSSFFSQVESAVAKVVQVSRQAMKTRPSSAGKYQCVSVLVTLQNRTQMEEVYAQLRKIDGLKYLL, from the coding sequence ATGATTCCCTCTGATTCTTCACAGGAGCTGATTAAGTTCCCCTGTCACTTTGAGTTCAAGGCGTTTGGCCCCGGTGGAGAGGGCAGCTCTTTCTTTAGCCAGGTAGAATCTGCTGTCGCCAAGGTTGTTCAGGTCTCCCGACAGGCCATGAAGACACGTCCAAGCTCTGCAGGTAAGTACCAATGCGTCAGCGTCCTGGTGACCTTGCAGAATCGCACACAGATGGAAGAAGTTTACGCTCAACTGCGGAAAATTGATGGTTTGAAATATTTGTTGTAG
- the dut gene encoding dUTP diphosphatase: MIQVKVKKLHPAAIIPGYMTEHAAGMDLCTVIESPLSLAPGERTLLPTGLAMEIPPGFEGQVRPRSGLALKKGIALVNSPGTIDADYRGEIGIIIINHGSEPVEFQPGDRVAQLIIAPVTQAALVEASELNDSTRNSGGFGHTGVNGKS, encoded by the coding sequence ATGATTCAAGTCAAAGTCAAAAAACTACATCCAGCCGCAATAATCCCAGGCTACATGACCGAGCATGCCGCAGGTATGGACCTGTGCACTGTGATTGAGTCTCCGTTATCCCTTGCCCCCGGTGAGCGCACTCTTTTGCCAACCGGGCTGGCTATGGAGATCCCTCCCGGCTTTGAAGGCCAGGTTCGTCCACGATCCGGATTGGCCCTGAAAAAGGGTATTGCTCTCGTTAATTCGCCCGGCACCATCGACGCGGATTACCGCGGTGAAATTGGTATTATTATCATCAACCATGGCTCAGAACCGGTTGAGTTTCAACCCGGTGACCGTGTCGCACAGTTGATTATCGCTCCGGTTACCCAGGCGGCCCTCGTTGAAGCCTCTGAGTTGAATGATTCAACGCGTAACTCAGGCGGGTTCGGACATACGGGAGTCAACGGCAAGTCATGA
- the rbfA gene encoding 30S ribosome-binding factor RbfA → MSSQRAQRVAETIHKEISSMLIKGLKDPRIGFVTITSVDVTSDLRQARVYYTLMGSQDDRAETHAGLVSCSSYIRQQLGRLLRLRFVPEIHFEYDASFDYGQKIEKLLSDIKTDEPQDD, encoded by the coding sequence GTGTCATCACAACGTGCACAACGGGTGGCTGAGACCATCCATAAAGAGATATCAAGCATGCTGATCAAGGGTCTCAAGGATCCTCGCATCGGCTTCGTAACGATTACTTCTGTAGATGTAACCTCTGATCTACGTCAGGCCCGAGTTTACTACACCCTGATGGGCAGTCAGGACGATCGCGCTGAAACTCATGCCGGTCTCGTTAGTTGTTCTTCATATATCCGCCAGCAACTAGGTCGCCTGTTGCGCCTGCGTTTCGTTCCTGAGATCCACTTCGAATATGATGCCTCCTTTGATTACGGCCAGAAAATCGAAAAACTCTTAAGTGATATCAAGACAGACGAACCACAAGATGATTGA
- a CDS encoding PDZ domain-containing protein, whose amino-acid sequence MNPFVAFLLLGLFLLVPVTSVSAEEQRFGGVGLQVVPTITGELVVLNVLEETPASEKGVLPGDLIFQVDDFPLQGSDFGVVVSEHLWGPVDSQVEIFYRRPGIAGVSRVVLKRSSLDPRLTVTPAAQNGSMKSAE is encoded by the coding sequence ATGAACCCTTTTGTTGCCTTCTTGCTGCTGGGATTGTTTCTCCTGGTGCCAGTCACGAGTGTCTCTGCGGAAGAGCAGAGGTTTGGTGGCGTCGGCCTGCAAGTTGTCCCGACTATCACAGGTGAGCTTGTGGTGCTGAATGTTCTTGAGGAGACGCCTGCGTCAGAAAAAGGTGTCTTGCCAGGTGACCTGATATTTCAGGTTGATGATTTTCCTTTGCAGGGAAGTGACTTTGGTGTGGTTGTTTCGGAGCACCTTTGGGGGCCGGTCGACAGCCAGGTTGAAATCTTCTATCGCCGTCCTGGTATCGCCGGTGTCAGCCGGGTCGTACTCAAACGTTCTTCCCTTGATCCACGTCTAACCGTTACGCCGGCCGCGCAAAACGGTTCAATGAAAAGCGCAGAATAA
- a CDS encoding pitrilysin family protein yields the protein MIQRTTLNNGIRVLSEKVPGCHSVSLGVWVNNGSRHEPAEISGISHFIEHMLFKGTDRRSAQAIAREVDSVGGLLNGFTSREFSCYFVKILAEKMPMAVDLLGDLICNSKFDLDDIEKERRVILQEIAMIDDSPEESIHDQFTSNFWSGHSLGRPVIGTPEIVGDIDRQQMLDFMGQRYVGKNICVVAAGNLDHEELVALVEHSLKNVPEKGVQQKSAVPVVSRRIEVVNRDLEQTHICLGVEGLPQNHEDRYGTYLLNTILGGNMSSRLFQKVREELGLAYSVYSYHHNHSDSGAFIVYAGTSAEGAPQVTRTILDELTRLRHEAVGYDELQSAKDYLKGGMLLSMESMDNRMTRLAKNELFLRNVGISIEESEAMIDAVTVDLVQYLAETLFVNDTLNLQVTGRVKRSDFPDIDLQIG from the coding sequence ATGATTCAACGTACCACCCTCAATAATGGCATCCGGGTGCTTTCCGAGAAAGTGCCCGGGTGCCATTCTGTTTCACTCGGTGTCTGGGTGAACAATGGCTCACGCCATGAACCCGCCGAAATCAGCGGCATCTCCCACTTTATAGAACATATGCTTTTCAAGGGCACAGACCGGCGCAGTGCGCAGGCTATCGCCCGAGAAGTCGATTCAGTCGGCGGACTCCTCAACGGCTTTACCAGTCGTGAATTCAGCTGTTATTTCGTTAAAATCCTCGCTGAGAAGATGCCGATGGCGGTTGATCTGCTCGGTGACCTGATCTGCAATTCCAAATTCGATCTCGACGATATTGAAAAAGAACGTCGCGTTATTCTTCAGGAAATCGCCATGATTGACGACAGCCCTGAAGAATCGATCCACGACCAGTTCACCAGCAACTTCTGGTCTGGCCACTCTCTGGGCCGGCCCGTGATAGGCACGCCAGAGATTGTTGGTGACATTGACCGCCAGCAGATGCTCGACTTTATGGGGCAAAGATATGTCGGTAAGAATATCTGTGTCGTGGCTGCCGGAAACCTCGATCACGAAGAACTTGTTGCCCTTGTTGAACACTCTCTCAAAAATGTCCCTGAAAAAGGTGTTCAACAGAAATCTGCTGTCCCGGTTGTTAGCCGCCGGATAGAGGTTGTGAACCGTGACCTTGAGCAGACCCACATTTGTCTGGGAGTTGAAGGCCTGCCACAAAATCATGAGGACCGGTACGGAACCTACCTGCTCAACACCATCCTAGGCGGCAATATGAGCTCACGGCTATTTCAAAAGGTTCGTGAAGAGCTTGGTCTTGCCTATTCGGTTTACAGTTATCATCACAATCATTCCGATAGCGGCGCATTTATCGTCTATGCCGGGACCTCAGCAGAGGGCGCTCCACAGGTGACACGTACCATCCTCGATGAACTGACGCGTCTGCGCCATGAGGCGGTCGGATATGATGAATTGCAAAGTGCCAAAGATTATCTGAAGGGCGGCATGCTGCTCTCTATGGAGAGCATGGACAATCGCATGACCCGCTTAGCCAAGAATGAGCTTTTTTTGCGTAATGTCGGCATCAGCATTGAGGAAAGTGAAGCGATGATTGATGCTGTCACTGTTGACCTGGTCCAGTATTTGGCCGAAACTCTTTTTGTAAACGACACGCTTAACCTGCAGGTAACCGGAAGGGTTAAGCGTTCTGATTTCCCTGATATCGACCTACAGATAGGGTAG